The DNA region CCTCGCGACATAGCGCGCCAGCGTGTCGATCTCGAAATTCACCCGGTCGCCCGCCTTTGCCACGCCCCAGGTCGTGACCTCCTTGGTGTGGGGGATGATATTCACCCCGAACTCGGATCCATCCACCTCATTGACCGTCAGGGAGGTTCCGTTCAGCGCGACCGAGCCCTTGGGGGCCACGAACCGCCCCAATTCCCCCGGCGCGCGGAAGGTGAAGCGTGTGCTGTCGCCCTCATCCACCACCGACAGGATCTCTGCCACGCCGTCCACATGGCCCGACACGATGTGCCCGCCCAACTCATCGCCCACCTTCAACGCCCGCTCGAGGTTCAGCCGCGCCCCGACCTCCCACGCCCCGATATTGGTCCTGGAGACGGATTCCGCCGAGATATCGACATCGAACCAATCCGCCCCCATGGCCACCACGGTCAAACACACGCCGTCACACGCGATGGAGGCGCCCAGATCAACCGTCGCCATATCATAGCCGGTGCCGATGCGCGCGCGCAGGTCCCCGCGATGCTCCAGCGCGCGGACCTCTCCCAGATCGGTGACAATTCCTGTGAACATGCGTAACTCCCCTGCTTGCCCCCTGATATCGTGCGCAAACCGCCCGCGTCCAGCGTCCTCAAGACACGCCGACGTCACTTTTCGACCCGGAGGCTGACGTTCCCTTTTGCTCTTGTTAACCAAACCCGGCTAGACAGGCCGGGACCGAAGGATGCTGCCCCATGGCTCCAAACCACGCCAACCGCGCGTTTTTGTTTCTGCAAGGCCCCCACGGGCCGTTCTTCTCACGTCTGGCCGAGATGGTGGCAAGCGCGGGCGCACAGGTCTGGCGCGTGGGTTTCAACCGCGGGGATGAGGCGTTCTGGCCCGACAAGGCCACCTACCTGCCCTTCACAGCCCCGGGCGAGACGTGGCCGGATCATGTGGCGGGCCTTCTGGACACCAAGGGGATCACGGATCTGGTCCTTTACGGCGACACCCGCCCGATCCATGCCCAGGCCGTTGAACATGCCCGCGCGCGGGGCATCACCGTTCATGTGTTCGAGGAAGGCTACCTGCGCCCCTATTGGGTGACGTATGAGCGGGGCGGCGCCAATGGCCATTCCCGCCTGATGGAGACTTCCGTCCCGCAGATGCGCGCGGCCCTCAAGGACCTGGATCTGGACCTGCCCGATGCGCCCGCGAAATGGGGCGATATGCGCCAGCACGTCTTCTACGGCGCGCTCTACCATTGGTTCGTGATGACCCGGAACCGGCGCTACGCGTCCTTTCGCCCACACCGCACCCTGACTGTCGCCCAGGAATTCCGCCTCTATCTGCGTCGTCTGGCGCTGATGCCGTTTTTGTGGCTCGACCGGGTGCTGGCCACCTACCGGATCAAGACCGGCGGCTTTCCCTATCATCTGGCACTTCTGCAACTGGCCCATGACGCCAGCTTCCGCGACCATGGCCCATTTGAGGATATGTCCGAGTTTCTCGACGTCCTGATCGCGGGCTTCGCGGAGGGCGCGCCGTCCCACCATCACCTTGTTTTCAAGGCTCACCCGCTGGAAGATGGCCGCACGCCCGTCCGCGCCGATATCCGCCGCATCGCCGCGCATCACGGGGTCGCGGACCGGGTGCATTATGTGCGGGGCGGCAAACTCGCGCGCCTTCTGAACGACGCGCGCTCGGCGGTGACGGTGAACTCCACCGCTGCGCAACAGGCGCTCTGGCGCGGACTTCCGCTCAAGGCGTTCGGGCAGGCCGTGTATCTCAAGCCGGAATTTGTCTCCGATCAGCCCCTGCCTGCCTTTTTCCAGAACCCTACCCGCCCCGACAGCCGCGCCTACCGCGACTACCGTCATTATCTGCTGGAAACCTCCCAGATCTCGGGCAGCTTCTATTCCGCCCGGGGGCGCCTGCAATTGCTCCGCCAGGTGGTCGACATGATGCTCTCGTCCGAGGATGCCTATGATGCGCTTGACGCGGGCCGACCGGCACCAAGGCAACACCTTTCGCTGGTGAAATAAGCCCCTCCTTGCAAAGGGCTTTCCCGAAACGGGCTTTTTAGCTAGTCTGCCAAAAAACGAGACAAAAATATCTGAGGCAGTTCAGGCTAAAGGAGCCATCCCCGTGACATCGAGGGTTCCCCGTTTCGCGCGCATCGCCGCGCTGTGCACCTGTGTGGTTGCCGTGTCTGCATGCGATGTGCTGACGCGCGTGCTTCCATCCGCAGGCCCCACCCGCAACCAGATCTTCGCAGGCTCCGTCCAGAACGACGGCGACGCTTTCGTGGTGGAGGTCAACCAACGCGTCACCGCCGCAACATCCCTGGTGCCGTCATTGGGCTTCCCGCCGTCCTTACTGAATGCAGGGATCTCCAACACCGACGTGATCCGCCCCGGCGACATGCTGACGCTGACGATTTTTGAAAACGTGACCGATGGCCTTCTGGCCGGGGAAGGCGCGAATGCCGCCCAGTTGACAACGCTTCAGGTCGACAGCTCCGGTTTCATCTTCATCCCCTATGCGGGCCGGATCCGTGCGGCGGGCAACACACCCGATCAGCTGCGCGAGATCATCACCCGCAACCTCGACGAACAAACGCCCGATCCCCAGGTCATCGTCTCGCGGGAGGCGGGTGACGGCGCGACCGTTGTTGTTGCAGGCGACGTCTCGGGCCAGGGTGTCTTCCCCATCGAACGTCCCACCCGCACTCTCTCGGGCCTTTTGGCTGCTGCCGGGGCCACCACCGTCGATGCCGAAATTACACGCGTCACGCTTGTGCGGGGCGGTCAGACCGGCACCGTGTGGTATGAAGATGTCTTCCGCGACCCCTCCATCGATATCGCGCTGCGGGCCAATGACCGCGTTCTGGTGGAGGGCGACTCGCGTCGGTTCACGGCCTTGGGGGCCACGGGTGCGCAGACGGTCGTGGATTTCGACAGCCAGGTGATTTCTGCCATTGATGCGATTGCGTCGGTGGGCGGCCTCAACCCCTCCCTCGCGGACCCGACCGGCGTGTTTGTCCTGCGCAATGAGCCGGAGGAGCTGGCCAATCTGGTCCTGGCCCGCGACGATCTGATCGGCACCCAGCGGATGATCTATGTGCTGGACCTCACCGCCCCCACAGGCATGTTCGAGGCCCGCGATTTCGTGATCCGCGACGGCGATACCGTCTACGTTACCTCCGCCCCGATCACCCAGTTCAACACCGCGATCTCTGCGCTGACCGGCACGTTGACCGGCGTCACTGGTATCACGGACGCGGTCGACGGCACCAACTAGGCCATGGCCCTCGCAGGCGATAGCGGCACGGAGCCTTCCGAGGCCCCGTCCGCGCCCCGCCGCCGTGCCTATCACTACAATGCAGGTTTCCTGACCAACACGCGCGTGCGCCGCATCCTGGCGTTGGCGGGCTATGACTTGAAGCTCGGCACACCGGACGCGGCGGATGACGTCATCGTCTGGGGCCATTCCCCCTATGCGCCGCGCGGTGAGGCTGTGGCCGACAGCACCGGCGCCCATCTGGTGCGGGTGGAGGATGCGTTCCTGCGCTCCCTCCGTCCGGGCCGTTCCGGCGAGCCGCCTCTGGGCCTCGTGATCGACCGGCGCGGCATGTATTTCGATGCCACGCGCGCCTCGGATCTGGAACATATCCTGGCCACGCACCCCTTTGATGACACGGCGCTCTTGAACCGCGCCCGCGATGTCATGGCCCGGATGGCCGAGGGGCATCTGTCGAAATACGCCGCGACGGACCCGGCACTGGATCCGCCCGCGCCCGGTTACGTTCTGCTGATCGACCAGAC from Jannaschia sp. CCS1 includes:
- a CDS encoding capsule biosynthesis protein — its product is MAPNHANRAFLFLQGPHGPFFSRLAEMVASAGAQVWRVGFNRGDEAFWPDKATYLPFTAPGETWPDHVAGLLDTKGITDLVLYGDTRPIHAQAVEHARARGITVHVFEEGYLRPYWVTYERGGANGHSRLMETSVPQMRAALKDLDLDLPDAPAKWGDMRQHVFYGALYHWFVMTRNRRYASFRPHRTLTVAQEFRLYLRRLALMPFLWLDRVLATYRIKTGGFPYHLALLQLAHDASFRDHGPFEDMSEFLDVLIAGFAEGAPSHHHLVFKAHPLEDGRTPVRADIRRIAAHHGVADRVHYVRGGKLARLLNDARSAVTVNSTAAQQALWRGLPLKAFGQAVYLKPEFVSDQPLPAFFQNPTRPDSRAYRDYRHYLLETSQISGSFYSARGRLQLLRQVVDMMLSSEDAYDALDAGRPAPRQHLSLVK
- a CDS encoding polysaccharide biosynthesis/export family protein; this encodes MTSRVPRFARIAALCTCVVAVSACDVLTRVLPSAGPTRNQIFAGSVQNDGDAFVVEVNQRVTAATSLVPSLGFPPSLLNAGISNTDVIRPGDMLTLTIFENVTDGLLAGEGANAAQLTTLQVDSSGFIFIPYAGRIRAAGNTPDQLREIITRNLDEQTPDPQVIVSREAGDGATVVVAGDVSGQGVFPIERPTRTLSGLLAAAGATTVDAEITRVTLVRGGQTGTVWYEDVFRDPSIDIALRANDRVLVEGDSRRFTALGATGAQTVVDFDSQVISAIDAIASVGGLNPSLADPTGVFVLRNEPEELANLVLARDDLIGTQRMIYVLDLTAPTGMFEARDFVIRDGDTVYVTSAPITQFNTAISALTGTLTGVTGITDAVDGTN
- a CDS encoding riboflavin synthase, which produces MFTGIVTDLGEVRALEHRGDLRARIGTGYDMATVDLGASIACDGVCLTVVAMGADWFDVDISAESVSRTNIGAWEVGARLNLERALKVGDELGGHIVSGHVDGVAEILSVVDEGDSTRFTFRAPGELGRFVAPKGSVALNGTSLTVNEVDGSEFGVNIIPHTKEVTTWGVAKAGDRVNFEIDTLARYVARLADWTG